A section of the Mesorhizobium loti genome encodes:
- a CDS encoding SMP-30/gluconolactonase/LRE family protein — translation MVEISCVVDARAELGEGTLWDPQAGVLWWIDIWKKLIHRYDPSTGKDETFETPEYLGCLGLREKGGLVLTMTDGFHFFDPVTGRFEAIVDPESHMPKTRFNDGKPDRQGRFWSGSMFEVPGQPIEFIGALYRLDPDLSVHKMIDGIGCSNGLAWSPDSKTMYFSDSHAGAVWAYDFDPATGDIENRRTFIDMTVTGGVADGATVDADGCYWVTIPVTSKICRYDPDGRLMQTVLLPTDLPTCCEFGGKDLDILYVTSAVLKRPDSHFIGQKNPGGLFALDVGVKGLTLPAFKG, via the coding sequence ATGGTCGAAATTTCGTGTGTCGTCGACGCCAGGGCCGAGCTCGGCGAAGGGACGCTCTGGGACCCCCAGGCCGGCGTGCTGTGGTGGATCGACATCTGGAAGAAGCTGATCCATCGCTACGATCCGTCGACCGGCAAGGACGAGACCTTCGAGACACCGGAATATCTCGGCTGCCTCGGCCTGCGCGAAAAGGGCGGCCTCGTGCTGACCATGACCGACGGTTTTCATTTCTTCGACCCTGTGACCGGCAGGTTCGAGGCGATCGTCGATCCGGAATCCCATATGCCGAAGACCCGCTTCAATGACGGCAAGCCGGACCGCCAGGGCCGCTTCTGGTCGGGCTCGATGTTCGAGGTGCCGGGCCAGCCGATCGAATTCATCGGTGCACTCTACCGGCTCGATCCAGACCTCTCCGTGCACAAGATGATCGATGGCATCGGCTGCTCCAACGGGCTTGCCTGGAGCCCGGATTCGAAGACCATGTATTTCTCCGACAGCCATGCCGGCGCGGTATGGGCCTATGATTTCGATCCCGCCACCGGCGATATCGAGAACCGCCGCACCTTCATAGACATGACGGTGACCGGCGGCGTCGCCGACGGCGCCACGGTCGACGCCGACGGCTGCTACTGGGTGACCATTCCGGTGACCAGCAAGATCTGCCGCTACGACCCCGACGGTCGGCTGATGCAGACGGTGCTGCTGCCGACCGACCTGCCGACCTGCTGCGAGTTCGGCGGCAAGGACCTCGACATCCTCTATGTCACCTCGGCCGTGCTGAAGCGTCCCGACAGCCACTTCATCGGCCAGAAGAACCCGGGCGGATTGTTCGCGCTCGACGTCGGCGTCAAGGGCCTGACACTGCCGGCCTTCAAGGGCTGA
- a CDS encoding ABC transporter permease, which translates to MSAFLARNRLIVLAYAGMVVLLLVTALFSPGFLSISNMRSTVVLAAFVGIVALGQTFVIIGGGIDLSVPWVLNSAAIIMALLCGGQDLPLVWVMPLLLGGGAFIGLINGLGVAQFGVPPIIMTLATNVILQGLILVLTGGSPTPSAPSLIQFLSVGRIGGFPVIALIWLALTLVATLLLSKAAFGRHLYALGTSATVAEFSGVPTARTTILTYVISGLTAAFAGMLLTGYSGQAYLGMGDAYLFTSIAAVAIGGASILGGSGHYLGTVAGAMVLTILTGLLPALNLSSGALLIVYGAVILLTVSIGSETFAGLGGRLRRKEG; encoded by the coding sequence ATGAGCGCCTTCCTTGCCCGTAACCGCCTCATCGTGCTCGCCTATGCCGGCATGGTCGTGCTGCTCCTGGTCACGGCGCTGTTTTCGCCGGGCTTCCTGTCGATCTCCAACATGCGCTCGACTGTCGTGCTTGCCGCCTTCGTCGGCATCGTCGCGCTCGGCCAGACTTTCGTCATCATCGGTGGCGGCATCGACCTGTCGGTACCCTGGGTGCTCAATTCGGCCGCCATCATCATGGCGCTGCTATGCGGCGGCCAGGACCTGCCGCTGGTCTGGGTGATGCCACTGTTGCTTGGCGGCGGCGCGTTCATCGGCTTGATAAACGGCCTCGGCGTCGCCCAGTTCGGCGTGCCGCCGATCATCATGACGCTGGCCACCAACGTCATCCTGCAAGGCCTGATCCTGGTGTTGACCGGCGGCTCGCCGACGCCCTCGGCACCATCCCTGATCCAGTTCCTCTCGGTCGGCCGCATCGGCGGCTTTCCGGTCATTGCATTGATCTGGCTGGCATTGACGCTGGTTGCAACGCTGCTGCTCTCCAAGGCGGCGTTCGGCCGTCATCTCTATGCCTTGGGCACCAGCGCCACGGTCGCGGAATTCTCCGGCGTGCCGACGGCGCGCACCACCATCCTCACCTATGTCATATCAGGCCTCACCGCCGCCTTCGCCGGCATGCTTTTGACCGGTTATTCCGGCCAGGCCTATCTCGGCATGGGTGACGCCTATCTGTTCACCTCCATAGCCGCGGTCGCCATCGGCGGCGCCTCGATCCTCGGGGGCAGCGGCCACTATCTCGGCACTGTCGCCGGCGCCATGGTGCTCACCATCCTCACCGGGCTGCTGCCAGCGCTGAACCTGTCGAGCGGCGCGCTGCTTATCGTCTACGGCGCGGTGATCCTGCTTACCGTGTCGATCGGCAGCGAAACCTTCGCCGGGCTTGGCGGCAGGCTGCGCAGAAAAGAGGGCTGA
- a CDS encoding ABC transporter permease produces the protein MVMSAEQPMEMAQRPAEIKPAKPGIDWRGRLLDRAPFLVACLMLALIIGIYGSLQSDVFSLDELNLDTAAAMTLMLAATGQTIVLVRGGIDLSIGGMISLGTVIAATRFTDDPSTTALWALIILALGFVIGALNGLLISLLRLQPFLVTLATWSILNGVAMIILPTDGGSVPGWWVGFASAQLIGLTSPVWMLLALLAFWWWFRATRVGIAIQATGSNEKSAFLSGVSITRVNLVTYGLSGLFAAGAALFLVTQTGAGSPTIGKDYILPSVAAAVIGGVSLFGGRGHLAGTLIGAFVLTLIGNLVFVLHVSSYWQPVASGVILLLSVLASSVAEKAARSRVQ, from the coding sequence ATGGTGATGTCCGCGGAGCAGCCCATGGAGATGGCGCAAAGGCCAGCCGAAATCAAACCTGCCAAGCCCGGCATCGACTGGCGCGGCCGGTTGCTCGACCGCGCGCCCTTCCTTGTCGCCTGCCTGATGCTGGCCTTGATCATCGGTATCTACGGCAGCCTGCAGTCCGATGTCTTTTCGCTCGATGAGCTCAACCTCGACACGGCGGCGGCAATGACGCTGATGCTCGCGGCCACCGGCCAGACCATCGTGCTGGTGCGTGGTGGCATCGATCTGTCGATCGGCGGTATGATCAGCCTCGGCACGGTGATCGCGGCAACGCGCTTCACCGACGATCCGTCGACCACGGCACTTTGGGCACTGATCATCCTGGCGCTCGGCTTCGTCATCGGCGCGCTCAACGGCCTGCTGATCTCGCTGCTCAGGCTGCAGCCCTTCCTGGTGACGCTTGCCACCTGGTCGATCCTCAACGGCGTCGCTATGATCATCCTGCCGACAGATGGCGGCAGCGTCCCCGGCTGGTGGGTCGGCTTCGCGTCCGCACAGCTCATCGGCCTGACCAGTCCAGTCTGGATGCTGCTGGCGCTGCTCGCCTTCTGGTGGTGGTTTCGCGCCACGCGCGTCGGCATCGCCATCCAGGCGACCGGCTCCAACGAGAAATCGGCCTTCCTGTCCGGCGTCTCGATCACAAGGGTCAACCTCGTCACCTATGGGCTGTCGGGCCTGTTCGCGGCCGGCGCTGCGCTGTTCCTGGTGACGCAGACCGGCGCCGGCTCGCCGACCATCGGCAAGGACTATATCCTGCCCTCGGTGGCGGCGGCCGTCATCGGCGGCGTCAGCCTGTTTGGCGGTCGTGGCCATCTTGCCGGTACGCTGATCGGCGCCTTCGTGCTGACCCTGATCGGCAATCTGGTCTTCGTCCTGCATGTGTCGAGCTACTGGCAGCCGGTCGCGTCGGGCGTCATCCTGCTGCTCTCGGTGCTCGCCAGTTCCGTCGCCGAAAAAGCCGCGAGGAGCCGCGTCCAATGA